TAACACCTAGCAGAATATTAGCGTATGAAGCTAGACTTGAGATTAGTTTATGCGTGACTTGTCTTCCCGTAAGTACTTCCTCAAAGCGCGAATGACTAAGTAAAGTACATAGACTCCTAAGAAGAACATGCCTAGCATAAAGAGTTGCCAGATCCTCATGAACTGCATTACATCAAAAAGGAGAAGAGTAAATTTTTGCATAAGAATTAGTCTGAATCATGTTTCGATTCGCCTTGCTACGGAGCTTGGCGGAAGGTACCTTTTATTTGGTTCAGGTTGCTGAACAATGATCAATAGGATAAAATCAGAAGGGCGAAATGATAATTTCATTTCGCCCTTCTGATTTTATTAGCTCACTGGCGGCAGCAGATCAATCAGGCCGTCTTCGCTGACTACTACAGCCAGCACAGGGTACTGGCTGCTTTCCACGTAACGTAAGGCAGAGTTGTAGCGGGAGCCGCGAGAGGAGTCGCCTTTGGCGGTGGCTAGGCCGTCGAGGATGGCGCCGATGGCATGGCAGATTCCGTTTTGATCTACGAGTACGGCCCCATCAATATTCGTGACCAAGCGGAGAATGGCGGGCGTCATTAGGCGAGGTGCAACCCGAAAACACTGGCGGGTGAGGCGTTGGGCTTCCTGCGCCGCACCCGCAGAAATCACCAGAATGGTGCCGGTCGACTGGGTGCTGGCTTCCTGGGTGAGCCGCCACAGATACGCAATACCGGCATCAAGCAGTTCGGGCCACTGCAAGCGCACGGCATGCGCAAAATTATCGGCATCGACGCGGCCTTGGGGCAGGCGGGGGGAGTTCGACACCACCTTCATCATAATATGATCGGCGTGCGTCAGCTCCCAGCTATAGTGCTTGGTAAAGTGCACCATAAACAATGGCTCGTAGCTCGGGTGCGTTTCCTCTACCAGATAACCTAAGCCAAAGACATGCGTGGCATCCGTAATCAGCGCCGTGTTGTCTTCGCTCAGCTCCAACAGCTTCCGAATGGAGCGGTGGTCACGCAAGGTAATAGGCGTTTCGAGGGTCAACACGGGCACGATGGCGGGGTGATGGCGGCGCGCCACAATCATCAGCCCAATACCATCGTCGCCTTCGTGCCGAAGCGCGGCCACGCCGTTGCAGGCATCATACAGGCCGTGGGTGCCGGCCGCCGCCCGCAGCATAAAGCGCCGACCAGCAGCGCGTAGCATCTCGTTATAGTCACGGTCGAGGACGGGGTGGGCGTCGTCGGAATCGGACTCGCGCAGGGCCCGGGCACAATCCTGCAAAAACTCTTGCACTGCCGCGGCCAGCAAGGAGTTAGCGCGGGCCACAATCTTGTCGGGCAGGGCATAATAGCCGTGGTAAGCTTCGGAGGAAAGCTGCAAGACCACGAGCACCAGATAACCATTAAAGCTGACCGGCAGTGAGCAGAAGGAAATCCGCGGCATCGGCTCGGGGGGCATTTCATTCAGTGTCAGCTCCGTAGCTTGGCGGAGCAACTCGTACCAACGCTGCTTCTCAAAGCGGTCTTGGTCAGTGGGGTGCAGGTGATAGACGACTTCACGCGGCCCTTCGGCCGATTCTAGCGCCGCCGCGCGCACCTTCACTTCCGTGAATTCTGAGCTGGGGTAGCGGTGGTTGGCGGGCTCAATTACGACGGCTTGTGGCTCGTCGGGTTCTTTCGCCGAGGCCAGACCGAGTAAAAAAACTTCGGGCTTTAAATTTCTATCCAGCAGATTAAAGACGCCTTCGGCAAACAGCTGGGCCGAGACGCGAAACAGACTTTGGTGCTCCCACATAGGGTAATTTGGGCGGTCAGGAGAAGGGAAGGGGCGGAAAACATTACGGAGTACGCGAAAAAGCCCCCCAGGGTGGTGTAAACAGGCGGCAACATTCCGGCCAGATTAAGGCAACATCCCACCGCCAACCTATGTTATAGTCATTATACTGAGGATGGTTCAGCATTGGGAAACTCTCGCCAATCCAGTATCTTCACAATACCGCTCATCCCATAGCTGCCACTGCCATGTTTGTTGATTTACTGCTGGGCTTTTTGTGCGCTATGTCGTTCCTGCCCCTCACCACCGGGTACTGCGCCCACAGTTATGGCCGTTCGTTCTGGCTGTGGTTTGCGTTGGGCTGGGTGTTGCCGATTGTCTCGTTCTTCCTGCTTTTCGCCCTGATCTGCCGCAAGCAGCTAAATCCCGGCGAGTGCCTCCTAGACGAAGCCAAAGCCATTCTGGCCGAAGCTGAGCAAAAGGCCATTAATAAGTAACGCAGGTTTCCTCGCTATGCCAGCTGCTTTGCAATGGCATTGGCTGCCCAAGCGCCCGTGCTAAAGCAGCCTTGCAGCAAATAGCCGCCCGTGGGCGCTTCCCAATCTAGCATCTCGCCAGCCACAAAGGTGCCGGGCCGCCGATGCAGCATCAGGTTTTCATCTAGCTCTTCCCACGCAACGCCGCCCGCGGTGCTAATGGCCTCATCCAACGGCCGCAGACCACTCACGGGCAAGGGTAACTCCTGAAGCAACTGGGCCAGACTTTCGGGTGAACTGGTAAGGGTTCCGGGTGATGCTACTTCGCGCAAAAGAGTTGGAATG
The window above is part of the Hymenobacter radiodurans genome. Proteins encoded here:
- a CDS encoding diadenylate cyclase — its product is MWEHQSLFRVSAQLFAEGVFNLLDRNLKPEVFLLGLASAKEPDEPQAVVIEPANHRYPSSEFTEVKVRAAALESAEGPREVVYHLHPTDQDRFEKQRWYELLRQATELTLNEMPPEPMPRISFCSLPVSFNGYLVLVVLQLSSEAYHGYYALPDKIVARANSLLAAAVQEFLQDCARALRESDSDDAHPVLDRDYNEMLRAAGRRFMLRAAAGTHGLYDACNGVAALRHEGDDGIGLMIVARRHHPAIVPVLTLETPITLRDHRSIRKLLELSEDNTALITDATHVFGLGYLVEETHPSYEPLFMVHFTKHYSWELTHADHIMMKVVSNSPRLPQGRVDADNFAHAVRLQWPELLDAGIAYLWRLTQEASTQSTGTILVISAGAAQEAQRLTRQCFRVAPRLMTPAILRLVTNIDGAVLVDQNGICHAIGAILDGLATAKGDSSRGSRYNSALRYVESSQYPVLAVVVSEDGLIDLLPPVS